The Acidimicrobiales bacterium region CGTGCGCAGCTGCGACCTGGTCCGCCTGGCGGTGCCGACGGCGGAGGCGGCGGCCATGTACGCCCTGAACCTGCCGACGTGGCGGGACGACGACGCCGTCACCAGCCGCTGGACGCCGGAGGAGGTCGACTCCCTGGCCCGCGAGCTCGACGGCCTGCGCCACTCCCCGGTCACCGGGGAGATCACCTGGGGGCTGCGGCAGGTAGTCGCCGAGCGGACGGGCTGATTACCGTCCCCTTGGTGCGCGTACCGGTCCCCGCCTCCTGGAGCCGGGTCGCCACCGCCGACGGCGAGTCGCTGCGGGCCTGGGAGGCGGGACCCGGGGACGCCCCGCCCGTCCTCCTGGTCAGCGGGGCGGGGTCCGACGCCCGGTCCTGGCGGTTGGTGGTGCCGGAGCTGACCGGGGCCGGGGAGGCACCGCCCCTGACCCCGGTCGAGCGGGCCCACGCCGCGTCCCCGTCCCTGGCCGCCGACCACCGCGTGGCCGGCTACGACCAGCGGGGAACCGGCGCCTCGACGGGGACCGTTCCCCCCGACTCGGCGGGGCTGGCGGCCGAGCACGCCCTGGCCGTGGGCCGGGATCTCCTGGGGCCGTCGTTCCACCTCGTCGGCCACTCGCTCGGGGGCATGGCGGCGATTCGGCTGGCCCTCGGCCACCCCGACCGCGTGCTGTCGCTGGTCCTGATCTCGACCTCGGCCGGGGGTCCGGCCCTCGCCATGCCCGACGAGGCGTGGCTGGCCAGCCTCGGGGAAACGCCGGGCGTCGATCCCGTCGAGCGGGCCCGCCAGAACCTGGCGCTGTCGACGGGGAGCGGGTTCCCGGAGCGCCGGCCCGAGCTGTTCTCCCTGCTCGTCGAGGAGATGGTGGCG contains the following coding sequences:
- a CDS encoding alpha/beta hydrolase; protein product: MRVPVPASWSRVATADGESLRAWEAGPGDAPPVLLVSGAGSDARSWRLVVPELTGAGEAPPLTPVERAHAASPSLAADHRVAGYDQRGTGASTGTVPPDSAGLAAEHALAVGRDLLGPSFHLVGHSLGGMAAIRLALGHPDRVLSLVLISTSAGGPALAMPDEAWLASLGETPGVDPVERARQNLALSTGSGFPERRPELFSLLVEEMVAAPPASAESGAAQASTFLTHDVTGELSRLHVPTLVVCGTEDRVMPPPNSRYLAGNIAGAELVEIEGAGHALDLEVPERLRDEIARHVAGTVAGSEAVAG